One window of the Xiphophorus couchianus chromosome 12, X_couchianus-1.0, whole genome shotgun sequence genome contains the following:
- the LOC114155093 gene encoding solute carrier family 2, facilitated glucose transporter member 11-like isoform X1, with protein sequence MPKDYLTEYEPLLTKGSKKPKRLQLFCFQFPNKFLLLAMFSTCIGGTFQCGYNISIINSPTKYVQDFVNQTWRQRYQTEISEDGLTLLWSTIVSMFTIGGFIGVSIGGTLSVKLGRRGTLLANNVFSLVASLLMGLSSSAGSFEMLIIGRLLIGINAGIALCVEPMFLGEIAPTSLRGAMGTGSSIFLTGGILSGQVMGLKELLGKEQYWPLLLSTTCIPTLLQLQLLPWFPESPRYLLIDRGDKEKCKKALNQLHGSAGSDIVLEDIQKEKDNLVGFEAKKPWELFADRSIRWQVITIIVLNIAQQLNGVNAMYFYADYLFRQAGISEDNISYATVGTGACECLTALTCGMLVESLGRKVLIAGGYLLMSICCILFTVTLALQKVSPVFPYLSVACVFAFVLSFGLGPGGVTNILTTEMFKQTTRPAAFMIAGSVNWLSFFFIGLLFPFIVIGLQHYCFLVFFVVCLSVGIYIIIVLPETKNKSFVEIQKEFQSRWSKETDSDETDALLISTSL encoded by the exons ATGCCGAAAGATTATTTAACCGAGTATGAGCCTCTGCTCACGAAAGGaagcaaaaaaccaaaaaggtTACAG ctgttttgtttccagttcCCAAACAAGTTTCTCCTGCTGGCTATGTTTTCGACATGCATAGGTGGCACATTTCAGTGCGGATACAATATATCGATCATCAATTCGCCCACTAAG tatgtGCAAGACTTCGTAAACCAGACCTGGAGGCAACGTTACCAAACAGAGATATCTGAAGATGGGCTTACACTCCTTTGGTCCACCATTGTGTCTATGTTTACCATAGGGGGATTTATAGGAGTGTCCATTGGTGGGACTCTGTCAGTGAAGTTGGGAAG GAGAGGGACGCTTCTTGCcaataatgttttttcattAGTTGCTTCTCTGTTGATGGGCCTGAGCTCCTCTGCAGGCTCATTTGAGATGCTCATTATTGGACGTCTTCTCATTGGAATAAATGCag GCATTGCGCTATGCGTTGAGCCTATGTTCTTGGGCGAAATAGCTCCAACATCGTTACGTGGTGCCATGGGAACAGGCTCCTCCATTTTTCTCACTGGTGGCATCTTGTCTGGACAAGTGATGGGCCTCAA GGAATTGCTCGGTAAAGAACAGTACTGGCCCCTCTTGCTCTCCACCACGTGTATTCCAACATTACTGCAGTTGCAGTTGCTGCCCTGGTTCCCCGAAAGTCCGCGCTACCTCCTTATTGATAGAGGAGACAaggagaaatgtaaaaaag ccCTGAATCAGTTGCATGGCTCAGCAGGCTCTGACATTGTGCTGGAGGATATCCAGAAAGAAAAGGACAATTTGGTTGGTTTCGAAGCCAAGAAACCCTGGGAGCTCTTTGCAGATCGCAGCATACGCTGGCAAGTCATCACCATCATTGTACTCAACATAGCACAGCAGCTGAATGGTGTCAACGCT ATGTACTTCTATGCCGATTACTTGTTCCGACAAGCTGGAATCTCAGAAGATAATATATCTTACGCCACCGTCGGTACAGGTGCCTGCGAATGCCTCACTGCATTAACATGT GGTATGCTGGTTGAATCTCTTGGAAGGAAAGTGCTCATCGCAGGAGGGTACCTACTGATGAGCatctgctgcattttattcacaGTGACGCTTGCTCTGCAG AAAGTCAGTCCAGTCTTTCCATACTTAAGCGTggcttgtgtttttgcttttgtcttaaGTTTTGGGTTGGGACCAG GTGGCGTAACAAACATCTTAACCACAGAGATGTTCAAACAAACTACTCGGCCTGCAGCTTTCATGATCGCGGGATCAGTGAACTGGCTCAGCTTCTTCTTTATTGGCTTACTCTTTCCCTTTATTGTG atCGGGCTGCAGCACTATTGCTTCCTAGTGTTCTTTGTCGTCTGTCTCTCGGTGGGGATCTACATCATCATCGTTCTTcctgaaaccaaaaacaaaagctttgtgGAAATCCAGAAAGAGTTCCAGTCCAGATGGAGTAAAGAGACGGACTCTGATGAAACAGATGCTTTGCTTATATCTACTTCTTTATGA
- the LOC114155093 gene encoding solute carrier family 2, facilitated glucose transporter member 11-like isoform X2: protein MFSTCIGGTFQCGYNISIINSPTKYVQDFVNQTWRQRYQTEISEDGLTLLWSTIVSMFTIGGFIGVSIGGTLSVKLGRRGTLLANNVFSLVASLLMGLSSSAGSFEMLIIGRLLIGINAGIALCVEPMFLGEIAPTSLRGAMGTGSSIFLTGGILSGQVMGLKELLGKEQYWPLLLSTTCIPTLLQLQLLPWFPESPRYLLIDRGDKEKCKKALNQLHGSAGSDIVLEDIQKEKDNLVGFEAKKPWELFADRSIRWQVITIIVLNIAQQLNGVNAMYFYADYLFRQAGISEDNISYATVGTGACECLTALTCGMLVESLGRKVLIAGGYLLMSICCILFTVTLALQKVSPVFPYLSVACVFAFVLSFGLGPGGVTNILTTEMFKQTTRPAAFMIAGSVNWLSFFFIGLLFPFIVIGLQHYCFLVFFVVCLSVGIYIIIVLPETKNKSFVEIQKEFQSRWSKETDSDETDALLISTSL, encoded by the exons ATGTTTTCGACATGCATAGGTGGCACATTTCAGTGCGGATACAATATATCGATCATCAATTCGCCCACTAAG tatgtGCAAGACTTCGTAAACCAGACCTGGAGGCAACGTTACCAAACAGAGATATCTGAAGATGGGCTTACACTCCTTTGGTCCACCATTGTGTCTATGTTTACCATAGGGGGATTTATAGGAGTGTCCATTGGTGGGACTCTGTCAGTGAAGTTGGGAAG GAGAGGGACGCTTCTTGCcaataatgttttttcattAGTTGCTTCTCTGTTGATGGGCCTGAGCTCCTCTGCAGGCTCATTTGAGATGCTCATTATTGGACGTCTTCTCATTGGAATAAATGCag GCATTGCGCTATGCGTTGAGCCTATGTTCTTGGGCGAAATAGCTCCAACATCGTTACGTGGTGCCATGGGAACAGGCTCCTCCATTTTTCTCACTGGTGGCATCTTGTCTGGACAAGTGATGGGCCTCAA GGAATTGCTCGGTAAAGAACAGTACTGGCCCCTCTTGCTCTCCACCACGTGTATTCCAACATTACTGCAGTTGCAGTTGCTGCCCTGGTTCCCCGAAAGTCCGCGCTACCTCCTTATTGATAGAGGAGACAaggagaaatgtaaaaaag ccCTGAATCAGTTGCATGGCTCAGCAGGCTCTGACATTGTGCTGGAGGATATCCAGAAAGAAAAGGACAATTTGGTTGGTTTCGAAGCCAAGAAACCCTGGGAGCTCTTTGCAGATCGCAGCATACGCTGGCAAGTCATCACCATCATTGTACTCAACATAGCACAGCAGCTGAATGGTGTCAACGCT ATGTACTTCTATGCCGATTACTTGTTCCGACAAGCTGGAATCTCAGAAGATAATATATCTTACGCCACCGTCGGTACAGGTGCCTGCGAATGCCTCACTGCATTAACATGT GGTATGCTGGTTGAATCTCTTGGAAGGAAAGTGCTCATCGCAGGAGGGTACCTACTGATGAGCatctgctgcattttattcacaGTGACGCTTGCTCTGCAG AAAGTCAGTCCAGTCTTTCCATACTTAAGCGTggcttgtgtttttgcttttgtcttaaGTTTTGGGTTGGGACCAG GTGGCGTAACAAACATCTTAACCACAGAGATGTTCAAACAAACTACTCGGCCTGCAGCTTTCATGATCGCGGGATCAGTGAACTGGCTCAGCTTCTTCTTTATTGGCTTACTCTTTCCCTTTATTGTG atCGGGCTGCAGCACTATTGCTTCCTAGTGTTCTTTGTCGTCTGTCTCTCGGTGGGGATCTACATCATCATCGTTCTTcctgaaaccaaaaacaaaagctttgtgGAAATCCAGAAAGAGTTCCAGTCCAGATGGAGTAAAGAGACGGACTCTGATGAAACAGATGCTTTGCTTATATCTACTTCTTTATGA
- the LOC114155143 gene encoding solute carrier family 2, facilitated glucose transporter member 11-like isoform X4 has translation MNLSEGANKSKKELPNKSLLLAVFAACVGGTFQYGYNISVINAPTKYVQNFINQTWMQRYQTNISQGGLTLLWSTIVSMFTLGGFIGTSVGGTLSVKLGRRGTLLANNAFSLTAALLMGLSSTAGSFELLIIGRLLSGMNAGIALCVQPLYLGEIAPTALRGAMGMGTSVFITGGILTGQVMGLKEILGKEEYWPILLSTTCIPAFLQLLTLPWFPESPRYLLIDKGDEESCKKALRQLHGLADSGDALEDIEKEKNNLVGFQAKKPWELFSDRSLRWQLLTIILLNIAQQLNGINAIYFYADYVFGQSGIPMDKIRYATVGTGACECITALTCGMLIECLGRKVLIMGGYVLMSICCVFFTLTLTFQDFSPVFPYLSMACVFAFILSFGLGPGGVTNILTTELFTQNTRPAAFMIAGSVNWLSFFLISMVFPFIVIGLQQYCFLVFLAVCSLVVTYIFFVVPETKNKTFVEIQNEFQSLKTNKFCSSDGAGTILLSTSI, from the exons ATGAACTTAAGTGAGGGAGCCAATAAATCAAAGAAAGAG CTTCCAAACAAATCGCTGCTATTGGCTGTGTTTGCTGCTTGTGTTGGAGGAACATTTCAGTATGGCTACAATATCTCTGTCATCAACGCACCCACA AAGTATGTACAAAACTTCATCAACCAGACCTGGATGCAGCGCTATCAAACCAACATATCACAGGGTGGACTCACGCTGCTCTGGTCCACCATTGTTTCCATGTTCACCTTAGGAGGGTTCATAGGCACATCAGTGGGCGGGACTCTGTCTGTGAAACTGGGGAG GAGAGGGACGCTGCTGGCCAATAACGCCTTTTCACTGACAGCTGCTCTGTTGATGGGTCTGAGCTCCACTGCAGGGTCATTTGAGCTGCTCATCATTGGACGGCTCCTCAGTGGAATGAATGCAG GCATTGCCCTGTGTGTTCAGCCTCTTTACTTGGGGGAAATAGCTCCGACTGCATTACGTGGGGCCATGGGAATGGGAACTTCAGTCTTCATCACTGGTGGAATCTTAACAGGACAAGTTATGGGCCTCAA AGAAATTCTCGGTAAAGAAGAGTACTGGCCCATTTTGCTCTCCACCACATGCATCCCTGCATTCCTGCAGCTCCTTACTCTGCCCTGGTTCCCAGAGAGCCCGCGCTACCTGCTTATTGACAAAGGAGATGAGGAGAGTTGTAAAAAAG CCTTGAGGCAGCTGCATGGCTTAGCTGACTCTGGTGATGCTTTGGAGGATATCGAGAAGGAGAAGAATAATTTAGTGGGTTTCCAGGCCAAGAAGCCCTGGGAACTCTTCTCCGATCGTAGTTTACGGTGGCAACTTctcaccatcatcctcctgaACATTGCTCAGCAGCTGAATGGCATTAATGCT ATTTACTTCTATGCTGATTATGTGTTCGGACAATCTGGTATTCCTATGGATAAAATACGATATGCAACTGTCGGCACTGGTGCCTGTGAGTGCATCACAGCTTTAACGTGT GGTATGCTTATTGAATGTCTGGGAAGGAAAGTCCTCATCATGGGGGGTTATGTACTCATGAgtatctgctgtgtttttttcacaCTGACGCTCACTTTCCAG GATTTCAGCCCAGTTTTTCCGTACCTGAGCATGGCGTGTGTTTTTGCCTTCATCTTGAGTTTTGGCTTGGGACCAG GTGGTGTGACTAACATCCTAACCACAGAGTTGTTCACACAAAATACTCGGCCTGCTGCCTTCATGATTGCAGGATCAGTGAACTGGCTCAGCTTCTTCTTAATCAGCATGGTCTTTCCCTTCATTGTG ATTGGGCTACAGCAGTACTGTTTCCTGGTCTTCTTGGCAGTTTGCTCCTTGGTGGTCACCTACATATTCTTTGTTGTTCctgaaacaaagaacaaaacctttgtGGAAATTCAGAATGAGTTCCAGTCATTGAAGACGAACAAGTTTTGCAGTTCAGATGGAGCTGGAACTATACTCTTATCAACATCCATCTAA
- the LOC114155143 gene encoding solute carrier family 2, facilitated glucose transporter member 11-like isoform X2 — protein MPTEYVDEYEPLLVRGIKDERRLKLPNKSLLLAVFAACVGGTFQYGYNISVINAPTKYVQNFINQTWMQRYQTNISQGGLTLLWSTIVSMFTLGGFIGTSVGGTLSVKLGRRGTLLANNAFSLTAALLMGLSSTAGSFELLIIGRLLSGMNAGIALCVQPLYLGEIAPTALRGAMGMGTSVFITGGILTGQVMGLKEILGKEEYWPILLSTTCIPAFLQLLTLPWFPESPRYLLIDKGDEESCKKALRQLHGLADSGDALEDIEKEKNNLVGFQAKKPWELFSDRSLRWQLLTIILLNIAQQLNGINAIYFYADYVFGQSGIPMDKIRYATVGTGACECITALTCGMLIECLGRKVLIMGGYVLMSICCVFFTLTLTFQDFSPVFPYLSMACVFAFILSFGLGPGGVTNILTTELFTQNTRPAAFMIAGSVNWLSFFLISMVFPFIVIGLQQYCFLVFLAVCSLVVTYIFFVVPETKNKTFVEIQNEFQSLKTNKFCSSDGAGTILLSTSI, from the exons ATGCCAACAGAATACGTGGATGAGTACGAGCCTTTGCTCGTAAGGGGCATTAAAGACGAAAGGCGTTTAAAG CTTCCAAACAAATCGCTGCTATTGGCTGTGTTTGCTGCTTGTGTTGGAGGAACATTTCAGTATGGCTACAATATCTCTGTCATCAACGCACCCACA AAGTATGTACAAAACTTCATCAACCAGACCTGGATGCAGCGCTATCAAACCAACATATCACAGGGTGGACTCACGCTGCTCTGGTCCACCATTGTTTCCATGTTCACCTTAGGAGGGTTCATAGGCACATCAGTGGGCGGGACTCTGTCTGTGAAACTGGGGAG GAGAGGGACGCTGCTGGCCAATAACGCCTTTTCACTGACAGCTGCTCTGTTGATGGGTCTGAGCTCCACTGCAGGGTCATTTGAGCTGCTCATCATTGGACGGCTCCTCAGTGGAATGAATGCAG GCATTGCCCTGTGTGTTCAGCCTCTTTACTTGGGGGAAATAGCTCCGACTGCATTACGTGGGGCCATGGGAATGGGAACTTCAGTCTTCATCACTGGTGGAATCTTAACAGGACAAGTTATGGGCCTCAA AGAAATTCTCGGTAAAGAAGAGTACTGGCCCATTTTGCTCTCCACCACATGCATCCCTGCATTCCTGCAGCTCCTTACTCTGCCCTGGTTCCCAGAGAGCCCGCGCTACCTGCTTATTGACAAAGGAGATGAGGAGAGTTGTAAAAAAG CCTTGAGGCAGCTGCATGGCTTAGCTGACTCTGGTGATGCTTTGGAGGATATCGAGAAGGAGAAGAATAATTTAGTGGGTTTCCAGGCCAAGAAGCCCTGGGAACTCTTCTCCGATCGTAGTTTACGGTGGCAACTTctcaccatcatcctcctgaACATTGCTCAGCAGCTGAATGGCATTAATGCT ATTTACTTCTATGCTGATTATGTGTTCGGACAATCTGGTATTCCTATGGATAAAATACGATATGCAACTGTCGGCACTGGTGCCTGTGAGTGCATCACAGCTTTAACGTGT GGTATGCTTATTGAATGTCTGGGAAGGAAAGTCCTCATCATGGGGGGTTATGTACTCATGAgtatctgctgtgtttttttcacaCTGACGCTCACTTTCCAG GATTTCAGCCCAGTTTTTCCGTACCTGAGCATGGCGTGTGTTTTTGCCTTCATCTTGAGTTTTGGCTTGGGACCAG GTGGTGTGACTAACATCCTAACCACAGAGTTGTTCACACAAAATACTCGGCCTGCTGCCTTCATGATTGCAGGATCAGTGAACTGGCTCAGCTTCTTCTTAATCAGCATGGTCTTTCCCTTCATTGTG ATTGGGCTACAGCAGTACTGTTTCCTGGTCTTCTTGGCAGTTTGCTCCTTGGTGGTCACCTACATATTCTTTGTTGTTCctgaaacaaagaacaaaacctttgtGGAAATTCAGAATGAGTTCCAGTCATTGAAGACGAACAAGTTTTGCAGTTCAGATGGAGCTGGAACTATACTCTTATCAACATCCATCTAA
- the LOC114155143 gene encoding solute carrier family 2, facilitated glucose transporter member 11-like isoform X3 gives MNLSEGANKSKKELPNKSLLLAVFAACVGGTFQYGYNISVINAPTVYVQNFINQTWMQRYQTNISQGGLTLLWSTIVSMFTLGGFIGTSVGGTLSVKLGRRGTLLANNAFSLTAALLMGLSSTAGSFELLIIGRLLSGMNAGIALCVQPLYLGEIAPTALRGAMGMGTSVFITGGILTGQVMGLKEILGKEEYWPILLSTTCIPAFLQLLTLPWFPESPRYLLIDKGDEESCKKALRQLHGLADSGDALEDIEKEKNNLVGFQAKKPWELFSDRSLRWQLLTIILLNIAQQLNGINAIYFYADYVFGQSGIPMDKIRYATVGTGACECITALTCGMLIECLGRKVLIMGGYVLMSICCVFFTLTLTFQDFSPVFPYLSMACVFAFILSFGLGPGGVTNILTTELFTQNTRPAAFMIAGSVNWLSFFLISMVFPFIVIGLQQYCFLVFLAVCSLVVTYIFFVVPETKNKTFVEIQNEFQSLKTNKFCSSDGAGTILLSTSI, from the exons ATGAACTTAAGTGAGGGAGCCAATAAATCAAAGAAAGAG CTTCCAAACAAATCGCTGCTATTGGCTGTGTTTGCTGCTTGTGTTGGAGGAACATTTCAGTATGGCTACAATATCTCTGTCATCAACGCACCCACAGTG TATGTACAAAACTTCATCAACCAGACCTGGATGCAGCGCTATCAAACCAACATATCACAGGGTGGACTCACGCTGCTCTGGTCCACCATTGTTTCCATGTTCACCTTAGGAGGGTTCATAGGCACATCAGTGGGCGGGACTCTGTCTGTGAAACTGGGGAG GAGAGGGACGCTGCTGGCCAATAACGCCTTTTCACTGACAGCTGCTCTGTTGATGGGTCTGAGCTCCACTGCAGGGTCATTTGAGCTGCTCATCATTGGACGGCTCCTCAGTGGAATGAATGCAG GCATTGCCCTGTGTGTTCAGCCTCTTTACTTGGGGGAAATAGCTCCGACTGCATTACGTGGGGCCATGGGAATGGGAACTTCAGTCTTCATCACTGGTGGAATCTTAACAGGACAAGTTATGGGCCTCAA AGAAATTCTCGGTAAAGAAGAGTACTGGCCCATTTTGCTCTCCACCACATGCATCCCTGCATTCCTGCAGCTCCTTACTCTGCCCTGGTTCCCAGAGAGCCCGCGCTACCTGCTTATTGACAAAGGAGATGAGGAGAGTTGTAAAAAAG CCTTGAGGCAGCTGCATGGCTTAGCTGACTCTGGTGATGCTTTGGAGGATATCGAGAAGGAGAAGAATAATTTAGTGGGTTTCCAGGCCAAGAAGCCCTGGGAACTCTTCTCCGATCGTAGTTTACGGTGGCAACTTctcaccatcatcctcctgaACATTGCTCAGCAGCTGAATGGCATTAATGCT ATTTACTTCTATGCTGATTATGTGTTCGGACAATCTGGTATTCCTATGGATAAAATACGATATGCAACTGTCGGCACTGGTGCCTGTGAGTGCATCACAGCTTTAACGTGT GGTATGCTTATTGAATGTCTGGGAAGGAAAGTCCTCATCATGGGGGGTTATGTACTCATGAgtatctgctgtgtttttttcacaCTGACGCTCACTTTCCAG GATTTCAGCCCAGTTTTTCCGTACCTGAGCATGGCGTGTGTTTTTGCCTTCATCTTGAGTTTTGGCTTGGGACCAG GTGGTGTGACTAACATCCTAACCACAGAGTTGTTCACACAAAATACTCGGCCTGCTGCCTTCATGATTGCAGGATCAGTGAACTGGCTCAGCTTCTTCTTAATCAGCATGGTCTTTCCCTTCATTGTG ATTGGGCTACAGCAGTACTGTTTCCTGGTCTTCTTGGCAGTTTGCTCCTTGGTGGTCACCTACATATTCTTTGTTGTTCctgaaacaaagaacaaaacctttgtGGAAATTCAGAATGAGTTCCAGTCATTGAAGACGAACAAGTTTTGCAGTTCAGATGGAGCTGGAACTATACTCTTATCAACATCCATCTAA
- the LOC114155143 gene encoding solute carrier family 2, facilitated glucose transporter member 11-like isoform X1, translating to MPTEYVDEYEPLLVRGIKDERRLKLPNKSLLLAVFAACVGGTFQYGYNISVINAPTVYVQNFINQTWMQRYQTNISQGGLTLLWSTIVSMFTLGGFIGTSVGGTLSVKLGRRGTLLANNAFSLTAALLMGLSSTAGSFELLIIGRLLSGMNAGIALCVQPLYLGEIAPTALRGAMGMGTSVFITGGILTGQVMGLKEILGKEEYWPILLSTTCIPAFLQLLTLPWFPESPRYLLIDKGDEESCKKALRQLHGLADSGDALEDIEKEKNNLVGFQAKKPWELFSDRSLRWQLLTIILLNIAQQLNGINAIYFYADYVFGQSGIPMDKIRYATVGTGACECITALTCGMLIECLGRKVLIMGGYVLMSICCVFFTLTLTFQDFSPVFPYLSMACVFAFILSFGLGPGGVTNILTTELFTQNTRPAAFMIAGSVNWLSFFLISMVFPFIVIGLQQYCFLVFLAVCSLVVTYIFFVVPETKNKTFVEIQNEFQSLKTNKFCSSDGAGTILLSTSI from the exons ATGCCAACAGAATACGTGGATGAGTACGAGCCTTTGCTCGTAAGGGGCATTAAAGACGAAAGGCGTTTAAAG CTTCCAAACAAATCGCTGCTATTGGCTGTGTTTGCTGCTTGTGTTGGAGGAACATTTCAGTATGGCTACAATATCTCTGTCATCAACGCACCCACAGTG TATGTACAAAACTTCATCAACCAGACCTGGATGCAGCGCTATCAAACCAACATATCACAGGGTGGACTCACGCTGCTCTGGTCCACCATTGTTTCCATGTTCACCTTAGGAGGGTTCATAGGCACATCAGTGGGCGGGACTCTGTCTGTGAAACTGGGGAG GAGAGGGACGCTGCTGGCCAATAACGCCTTTTCACTGACAGCTGCTCTGTTGATGGGTCTGAGCTCCACTGCAGGGTCATTTGAGCTGCTCATCATTGGACGGCTCCTCAGTGGAATGAATGCAG GCATTGCCCTGTGTGTTCAGCCTCTTTACTTGGGGGAAATAGCTCCGACTGCATTACGTGGGGCCATGGGAATGGGAACTTCAGTCTTCATCACTGGTGGAATCTTAACAGGACAAGTTATGGGCCTCAA AGAAATTCTCGGTAAAGAAGAGTACTGGCCCATTTTGCTCTCCACCACATGCATCCCTGCATTCCTGCAGCTCCTTACTCTGCCCTGGTTCCCAGAGAGCCCGCGCTACCTGCTTATTGACAAAGGAGATGAGGAGAGTTGTAAAAAAG CCTTGAGGCAGCTGCATGGCTTAGCTGACTCTGGTGATGCTTTGGAGGATATCGAGAAGGAGAAGAATAATTTAGTGGGTTTCCAGGCCAAGAAGCCCTGGGAACTCTTCTCCGATCGTAGTTTACGGTGGCAACTTctcaccatcatcctcctgaACATTGCTCAGCAGCTGAATGGCATTAATGCT ATTTACTTCTATGCTGATTATGTGTTCGGACAATCTGGTATTCCTATGGATAAAATACGATATGCAACTGTCGGCACTGGTGCCTGTGAGTGCATCACAGCTTTAACGTGT GGTATGCTTATTGAATGTCTGGGAAGGAAAGTCCTCATCATGGGGGGTTATGTACTCATGAgtatctgctgtgtttttttcacaCTGACGCTCACTTTCCAG GATTTCAGCCCAGTTTTTCCGTACCTGAGCATGGCGTGTGTTTTTGCCTTCATCTTGAGTTTTGGCTTGGGACCAG GTGGTGTGACTAACATCCTAACCACAGAGTTGTTCACACAAAATACTCGGCCTGCTGCCTTCATGATTGCAGGATCAGTGAACTGGCTCAGCTTCTTCTTAATCAGCATGGTCTTTCCCTTCATTGTG ATTGGGCTACAGCAGTACTGTTTCCTGGTCTTCTTGGCAGTTTGCTCCTTGGTGGTCACCTACATATTCTTTGTTGTTCctgaaacaaagaacaaaacctttgtGGAAATTCAGAATGAGTTCCAGTCATTGAAGACGAACAAGTTTTGCAGTTCAGATGGAGCTGGAACTATACTCTTATCAACATCCATCTAA